The Agrococcus sp. SGAir0287 DNA window GTGTCGGCGCCCTCGACCGTCGCGGTGACGTCGAGGAACGTGAGCTCGTCGGCGCCCTCGGCCGCGTAGCGCGCCGCGAGCTCGACGGGGTCGCCCTGGTCGGCGAGATCCTGGAATCGCACGCCCTTCACGACGCGGCCGCCGGCCACGTCGAGGCACGGGATGACGCGCGTCGTGAGCATCAGATCCTCGCCGCGTGGATGCGCGTGACGATGATCGCCTTCGCGCCGGCGGCCTCGAGCGCATCCATGACGCGGTTGACGTCGTGCGACTCGGTCATGACCCGCACGGCGACCCAGTCGTCGTCGCGCAGCGGGGAGATCGTCGCCGACTCCTTGCCGGGGCACACGCGCACGGCGGCGTCGAGGTCCTCGCGCCGCACGTCGTAGTCGACCATGACGTAGCGGCGTGCGACGAGCACGCCCTCGAGCCGACGGCGCAGCGTGTGCAGCCCCTCGCTCGCGGCGCCCGACGAGATGAGCACGGCCTCGGACGACAGGATCGGCTCGCCGAAGGTCTCGAGCCCCTGCTTCCTCAGGGTCGCACCGGTCTCGACGACGTCCGCGATCGCGTCCGCGACGCCGAGGCGCACGGCGGACTCGACGGCGCCGTCGAGGTGCACGAGCGTGGCGTCGAGCCCGCGCGCATCGAGCCACGAGCGCACGAGCCCCGTGTAGCTCGACGCGATGCGCACGCCCGCGAGCTGGTCCTGCGAGGCGAAGGCGCCCACGGGGCCGGCGAAGCGGAACGTGGAGCGTCCGAAGCCGAGGCCCTGCACCTCGACGGCCGGCGAGCCGGAGTCGAGCAGCAGGTCGCGGCCCGTGATGCCGACGTCGATGACGCCGGAGCCGACGTAGGTGGCGATGTCGCGGGGGCGAAGGTAGAAGAACTCGACGTCGTTCGACGGGTCGGAGACGATGAGCTCCTTGCCGTCGCGGCGACCGTGGTACCCGGCCTCCTCGAGCATCCCGGCGGCGGTCTCGGAGAGCGCGCCCTTGTTGGGCACGGCGATCTTCAGCATGTGCGTCTCTTCTGGGTCTGCGGGGAAGGGTGAGCGGCAGGCTCAGAGATGTCGGTAGACGTCCTGCAGGGTGAGGCCCTTGGCGAGCATGAGCACCTGCAGGTGGTAGAGCAGCTGCGAGATCTCGAGCGCCGTCTGCTCGTCGCCCTCGTGCTCGGCGGCCATCCAGACCTCCGCGGCCTCCTCGACGATCTTCTTGCCGATCTCGTGGACGCCGGCGTCGACGCGCGCGAGGGTGTTGCCCTCGCGACGCTCGGCGACGGTCCGCTCGAGCTCGGCGAACAGCGCGTCGAAGGTCTTCACGATCCCAGGGTATCGGCCGCGGCGAGCACGTCGCGCAGCGCCTGGATGCGCGGCGCAGGGTCGCCGTGGCCGTAGACCGCGCTGCCCGCGACGAACGTGTCCGCACCTGCGGCCGCGGCCTCGCCGATCGTCTCGGCCGAGATGCCTCCGTCGACCTGCAGCAGCACCGGCACGCCCGCGTCGTCGGCCGCGCGGCGCAGCGCACCGAGTTTCGGCAGCACCTCGGGCATGAACGACTGCCCGCCGAAGCCGGGCTCGACCGTCATGACGAGCACCATGTCGAACGCGTCGATGCGGTCGGCGTACGGCGCGACGTCGGTGCCGGGCTTGATGGCGACGGCGGCGGCGACGCCCCGGTCGCGCAGCGTGCGGGCGAGCGCGAACGCATCGCGCGTCGCCTCCGCGTGGAACGTGACGCTCGCGACGCCGGGCAGCACGTACCGCGGCGCCCACCGGTCCGCGTCGTCGATCATGAGGTGCACGTCGAGCGGCAGCGGCGAGACCTGCCCGATGCGCTCGACGACGGGCAGGCCGAGCGTGAGGTTCGGCACGAAGTGCCCGTCCATGACGTCGACGTGCACCGCGTCGGCGCCGTCGATGGCGTGCAGCTCGCGCTCGAGGTTCGCGAAGTCGGCGGAGAGGATGCTCGGGTGGATGCGCACGTGCTCGAGGCTATCGAGCCTCGGCGGTGCCGCCGTCCGCGCCGGGCCGGCGCAGCAGCTGCACGAACATGGCGTCCGTGCCGTCGCGGTGCGGCCACAGCTGCGCCGCGGCGCCCGTGCCGCCGAGGGCGACGCCCGGAGCGAGCCGGGCGAGCACCGCGCGCGTGTCGACGGGGTCCGCGCCGTCGACGACGGCGCCCTGGACGATCGCGCGCGTCTCGGCGAGGTGCGGGGAGCACGTGACGTAGGCGACGAGGCCGCCGGGGCGCACGGCGCGCAACGCCGCGCGCAGCAGCTCCGACTGCAGGCGCGCGAGCTCGGGCACGTCGCTCGGCTGCTTGCGCCAGCGCGCCTCGGGGCGGCGCCGCAGCGCGCCGAGGCCCGTGCAGGGCGCGTCGAGCAGGATGCGGTCGTAGACGCCGTCGACGTCGGCGTAGCGTCGTCCGTCGCCGACGGCGACCTCGACGGTCGGATCGACGGCGCGCAGCGCCTGGCGCACGAGGCCGGCACGCGTGGGCACGAGCTCGTTCGCCTCGAGCCGGGCGCCGTGCATCCGCGCCTCGGCGGCGAGCAGCGCCGCCTTGCCGCCCGGTCCTGCGCACAGGTCGAGCCAGCGCTCCCCCGCGACGACGGGCTCGGCGCGCGTGAGGGCGAGCGCCGCGAGCTGGCTGCCCGCGTCCTGCACGCGCGCGCGTCCCTCGCGCACCGCCGGCACGAGCGTCGGGTCGCCGGACGGCGCGAGCCTGCCCAGCGGCGAGGCCGTGGGCTCGTCGCCGAGCTCCTCCGGCTCGGCGAGCCCGGGCAGCGCGACGAGCTGCACGCGCGGCGCGTCGTTGTCGGCCGCGAGCAGCGCGGGCAGCTCGTCGCCGGCGTCCTCCGCCTCGAGCGCCCGGCGCATCGCGCGCAGCACCCACGTGGGATGTCCCGTGCGCAGCGCGAGCGCGTCGTCGTCGGACATCGTCCGGGCGAGCGCGTCGACCTGCGCGTCGACGGGCGTCGCCGCGACGCGGCGCAGCACGGCGTTCGCGAAGCCGCGCCGGCCGCGATGGTCGCCGAGCAGCTCGATCGACTCGTGGACGGCAGCGTGCGCGGGCACGCGCATCCGCGCGAGCTGCTGCACCGCGATGCGCAGCACCGAGCGGGTCGTCGGGTCGATCTCGCCGATCGGTCGGCCCGCCGCGGCGGCGATGACGGCGTCGAGCTGCCCCTGCCAGCGCAGCGTGCCGTAGGCGAGATCGGTGGCGAAGCCGGCGTCCTGCGCGTCGAGCCGTGCCTCGCGGATCCGCGCGGGCAGCAGGAGGTTCGCGTACGCGTCGTCCATGTCGACGGCGTGCACGACCTCCTGCGCGACGCGCCGGGCGCTCGGCCGCTCGGTCGTGCGACGCCGCTGCGGCTGCCTCGTCGATCGGCGATCAGGCATCGAGCACGACCTCTCCCCCGCGTCCGCGCAGCCAGTCGGCCGCGCGCATCGCCTGCCTGCCCGCCGGCTGCACCTCGCCGAGCGCGAGGGCGGCCGTCGCCGTGCCGAGCACGGCATCCTTGCCGACCAGCCGGGCGGTGCCGGCGGGCAGCGGGTCGGCGGCGCTGCGCGTCAGGGCGAGCACCTTGACGCGCTCGCCGCCGAGCAGCACGTGCGCGCCCGGCTCGGGCGTGACGCCGCGGAACCGGTCGAGCACGGCGGGTGCAGGCTCGTCGAGGCGCAGCAGCCCGTCGGCGAGGGCCAGCTTCGGCGCGAAGGACGGCTCGCCGACCTGCGGCTCGAACGTCGCGGTGCCGACCTCGATCGCGTCGACGGCGTCGACGAGCACGTCGGCGCCGGACGCGGCGAGCGTCTCGAGCAGCTCGCCCGCCGTCGCGAGCGGCGGCACGGGCGAGGCGACCATCCGCACGATCGGTCCGGCGTCGAGCTCCGGCACGAGCCGGAAGACGCTCACGCCCGTCTCGTCCTCGCCCGCCATGAGCGCGCGCTGCACGGGCGCCGCGCCGCGGTAGGCGGGCAGCAGCGAGAAGTGCAGGTTGATCCAGCCGTGCGCGGGCGTCGACAGCAGCGGCTCGCGCACGAGGCCGCCGTACGCGACGACGACGCCGAGCTCCGCGCCGACGCCGGCGATCGCCTCGGCCGCCGCGGCGTCGAGCCGATCGGCCTCGAGCACGGTCAGACCGAGCCGCTCGGCCGCCGCGGCCACCGGGGTCGGAGTCACGACGCGCCTGCGCCCCTGCGGCGAGGCGCCGCGCGTGACGACGAGCGCGACCTCGTGCCGGCGCGCGAGCGCCTCGAGGCTCGGCACGGCGGCGGCCGGGCTCCCGGCGAAGACGATGCGCATCAGATCCCCTCGAACGGCTCGTGGTCGTCGACGTGCACGCGCACGGGAGCGCCCTTCGCGACGCGCGAGCGCGACTGCGTCGCGGCACGCACGATCTCGGCGCGCAGCGCGTGCGCGACGTCGACGCCCGCTCCGTAGTCGAAGCGGACCATCGACCGTACCGCGCCGTCGCCGACGTCGACGGGCCCGAGCGCATCCGTCGCACCGATGTCGCCGACGGCGCGCACGACGCGTTCGACCTCGTCGGGTCCGCCGACGACGGAGGCGACGCGCACGGCCGGCGGGAAGCGCAGCGCGCGTCGATCCGCGAGCTCGGCCGCGGCGAACGCCGCGGGATCCCGCGCCGTCATGGCGGTCGCGATGCGTCCGACCGCGCCCGTCAGCACGATCGACGCGTCGTCGCGTGCGAGCGCCCGCGCGGTCGACCAGGCGCGGACGGCGTCCTCCGCGACGCGCAGGCTCTCGCGGGCGAGGATGCGCTCGCCGTCGAGCAGCAGCACGGCGCGGTATCCGCCCGCCGCGACGGGCTCCGCGCCGCGCGTCGCGACGACGAGCATGGGCCGGTCGTCGACCTCGAGCCGCTCGTGCTGGCCGTCCGCGACGACGACCGGCACGTTCGGGAACGCGCGACCGAGCTCGTCGGCCGTGCGCACCGAGCCGCGGCCGAGCTCGACGAGCGCACGACCTCCGCACGACGAGCACGCCCATGCCGCGTGCACGGCGCCGCACCACGCGCACGACGGCGAGGCGTCGGCCCGTGCACGCCGGAGCGGGCCCTGGCAGCGACGGCATCGCGCGCGCTCGCCGCAGCGCGCGCACGCGAGCGCCGGAGCGTGGCCCGGCCGCGCGACCTGCACGAGCACGGGTCCGTCCGCGATCGCCTCCTTGGCGACCTGGAACGCGATCGCCGGGATGCGACCCGCCTGGCCGTCCTGCAGCGCCGTCGGGAGCGTGCGAGGCGGCCGGCCGCGCACGACGGGCTCGAGGAAGCCGAGCTCGACGAGGCGCTGGACCTCGGTCGAGCGCGCGTGGCCGGCGAGCACGAGCGCGCAGCCGGACTGCTGCTGCCGCACGAGGGCGACGTCGCGCGTCGTCGCGTACGGCGAGAGCGGCTCGTCGTGCAGCGGGTCGCCGTCCTCCCACACCGCGAGCAGGCCGAGGCTCGCGGCGGGCGCGTACACGGCGCTGCGCGGACCGACGATCGCGATCGGGCCGCCGTCGATCGCGCGCAGGAAGGCGCGGTAGCGATCGGGGTTCGACTGCCGCGCGTCGAGCTCGACGACGCGGTCGCCCACGACCGCCTGCAGCGCGGCGACGAGCTGCCGCTGCTCGCGGTGGTCGGGCACGACGAGGATGGCCTGCTCGCCCCGTGCGAGCGCGTCGCGTGCGAGCCCCGCCAGCTCGACGGCCCATCGGCCCACCCAGCGCGTCGCCGACGCGTCGCCGCCGGGCTCCGCGGCCACGGCGACGACGCCCGGCTCCGAGCGGAGCGCGATCCGGCCGCGGCGCTCGACGAGGCCGGGCAGGATGCTCTCCCCGGGCTCCGGCGGCGCGGGCACGACCGCCTCTCGCTGCAGCCACGCCGTCTCGGGCCGCGCCTGGCGTCCGGGGATCGCGACGCGCAGCACGTCGACGGCCGACCCCGCGGCGCGATCGGCGACGGCGCGCGCCAGCGCCCACACCTCGGGGCGCAGCACGGGCACCGGCGAGAGCATGCGCTCCACGCGGTGCAGCTCGCCGCCGAAGTCGCTCTCGGCGGCCGTCTCGACCACGAAGCCGGGCAGCATGCGTCCGCCGAACGGCACCCGCACGCGCACGCCGGGCACGACATCGTCGTCCGCGCGGAAGTCGAAGAGGCGATCCAGCTGCGGCAGCCGCGACTCGACGACGACGCGCGCGACGCTCATGCCACGCCGGCGGCCTTGCGCAGCGCGTCGACGCGGGGCGTCTGCTCCCACGTGAAGTCGGGCAGCTCGCGGCCGAAGTGGCCGTAGGCGGCGGTCTGCGCGTAGATGGGCCGGCGCAGGTCGAGGTCGCGGATGATGGCCTCGGGTCGCAGGTCGAACACCGCGAGGATCGCCTCGGTGAGCGTGGCGTCGTCGACGGCGCCCGTGCCGAACGAGTCGACGTAGAGGCCGACGGGCGTCGCGCGGCCGATCGCGTAGGCGACCTGCACCTCGACGCGGCGCGCGAGCCTGGCGGCGACGACGTGCTTCGCGACCCAGCGCAGCGCGTACGCCGCCGAGCGGTCGACCTTCGAGGGATCCTTGCCGCTGAAGGCGCCGCCGCCGTGCCGCGCCGCCCCGCCGTAGGTGTCGACGATGATCTTGCGGCCCGTGAGGCCCGCATCGCCCTTGGGACCGCCGACGATGAAGGAGCCGGAGGGGTTCACGAAGATCGTGACGTCGTCATGCGGCAGGCCCAGCTGCGCGAGCACGGGGGCGATGACGTGCTCCTCGACGTCGGCGCGCAGACGGGCCTGGTCGACGTCCTCGGCGTGCTGCGTCGAGACGACGACGGCGTCGACGCGCACCGGCTCGTGGTCGACGTACTCGATCGTGACCTGGGTCTTGCCGTCGGGCCGCAGGTACCCGATCGTGCCGTCGCGGCGCACCGCCGTGAGGCGCTCGGCGAGCCGGTGCGCCGCCCACGCCGTCGCGGGCATGAGCGTCGGCGTCTCGTCGGTGGCGTAGCCGAACATGATGCCCTGGTCGCCGGCGCCCAGCTGCGACAGCGCATCCGTCTCGCCGCCGCGCGCCTCGAGCCCCGTGTCGACGCCCGTGGCGATCTCGAGCGACTGCTCGCCGATCGACACCGTGACGCCGCACGAGTTGCCGTCGAAGGACACCTGGGACGAGTCGTAGCCGATCGCGACGA harbors:
- the metK gene encoding methionine adenosyltransferase — its product is MTSRLFTSESVTEGHPDKICDQISDRILDAMLAQDAQSRVAVETLVTTGLVHVAGEVRTEGYVEIPKLVRDTIVAIGYDSSQVSFDGNSCGVTVSIGEQSLEIATGVDTGLEARGGETDALSQLGAGDQGIMFGYATDETPTLMPATAWAAHRLAERLTAVRRDGTIGYLRPDGKTQVTIEYVDHEPVRVDAVVVSTQHAEDVDQARLRADVEEHVIAPVLAQLGLPHDDVTIFVNPSGSFIVGGPKGDAGLTGRKIIVDTYGGAARHGGGAFSGKDPSKVDRSAAYALRWVAKHVVAARLARRVEVQVAYAIGRATPVGLYVDSFGTGAVDDATLTEAILAVFDLRPEAIIRDLDLRRPIYAQTAAYGHFGRELPDFTWEQTPRVDALRKAAGVA
- the rpe gene encoding ribulose-phosphate 3-epimerase — its product is MRIHPSILSADFANLERELHAIDGADAVHVDVMDGHFVPNLTLGLPVVERIGQVSPLPLDVHLMIDDADRWAPRYVLPGVASVTFHAEATRDAFALARTLRDRGVAAAVAIKPGTDVAPYADRIDAFDMVLVMTVEPGFGGQSFMPEVLPKLGALRRAADDAGVPVLLQVDGGISAETIGEAAAAGADTFVAGSAVYGHGDPAPRIQALRDVLAAADTLGS
- a CDS encoding phosphoribosyl-ATP diphosphatase yields the protein MKTFDALFAELERTVAERREGNTLARVDAGVHEIGKKIVEEAAEVWMAAEHEGDEQTALEISQLLYHLQVLMLAKGLTLQDVYRHL
- a CDS encoding primosomal protein N', producing MSVARVVVESRLPQLDRLFDFRADDDVVPGVRVRVPFGGRMLPGFVVETAAESDFGGELHRVERMLSPVPVLRPEVWALARAVADRAAGSAVDVLRVAIPGRQARPETAWLQREAVVPAPPEPGESILPGLVERRGRIALRSEPGVVAVAAEPGGDASATRWVGRWAVELAGLARDALARGEQAILVVPDHREQRQLVAALQAVVGDRVVELDARQSNPDRYRAFLRAIDGGPIAIVGPRSAVYAPAASLGLLAVWEDGDPLHDEPLSPYATTRDVALVRQQQSGCALVLAGHARSTEVQRLVELGFLEPVVRGRPPRTLPTALQDGQAGRIPAIAFQVAKEAIADGPVLVQVARPGHAPALACARCGERARCRRCQGPLRRARADASPSCAWCGAVHAAWACSSCGGRALVELGRGSVRTADELGRAFPNVPVVVADGQHERLEVDDRPMLVVATRGAEPVAAGGYRAVLLLDGERILARESLRVAEDAVRAWSTARALARDDASIVLTGAVGRIATAMTARDPAAFAAAELADRRALRFPPAVRVASVVGGPDEVERVVRAVGDIGATDALGPVDVGDGAVRSMVRFDYGAGVDVAHALRAEIVRAATQSRSRVAKGAPVRVHVDDHEPFEGI
- a CDS encoding methionyl-tRNA formyltransferase; the protein is MRIVFAGSPAAAVPSLEALARRHEVALVVTRGASPQGRRRVVTPTPVAAAAERLGLTVLEADRLDAAAAEAIAGVGAELGVVVAYGGLVREPLLSTPAHGWINLHFSLLPAYRGAAPVQRALMAGEDETGVSVFRLVPELDAGPIVRMVASPVPPLATAGELLETLAASGADVLVDAVDAIEVGTATFEPQVGEPSFAPKLALADGLLRLDEPAPAVLDRFRGVTPEPGAHVLLGGERVKVLALTRSAADPLPAGTARLVGKDAVLGTATAALALGEVQPAGRQAMRAADWLRGRGGEVVLDA
- a CDS encoding RsmB/NOP family class I SAM-dependent RNA methyltransferase, which translates into the protein MPDRRSTRQPQRRRTTERPSARRVAQEVVHAVDMDDAYANLLLPARIREARLDAQDAGFATDLAYGTLRWQGQLDAVIAAAAGRPIGEIDPTTRSVLRIAVQQLARMRVPAHAAVHESIELLGDHRGRRGFANAVLRRVAATPVDAQVDALARTMSDDDALALRTGHPTWVLRAMRRALEAEDAGDELPALLAADNDAPRVQLVALPGLAEPEELGDEPTASPLGRLAPSGDPTLVPAVREGRARVQDAGSQLAALALTRAEPVVAGERWLDLCAGPGGKAALLAAEARMHGARLEANELVPTRAGLVRQALRAVDPTVEVAVGDGRRYADVDGVYDRILLDAPCTGLGALRRRPEARWRKQPSDVPELARLQSELLRAALRAVRPGGLVAYVTCSPHLAETRAIVQGAVVDGADPVDTRAVLARLAPGVALGGTGAAAQLWPHRDGTDAMFVQLLRRPGADGGTAEAR
- the hisG gene encoding ATP phosphoribosyltransferase encodes the protein MLKIAVPNKGALSETAAGMLEEAGYHGRRDGKELIVSDPSNDVEFFYLRPRDIATYVGSGVIDVGITGRDLLLDSGSPAVEVQGLGFGRSTFRFAGPVGAFASQDQLAGVRIASSYTGLVRSWLDARGLDATLVHLDGAVESAVRLGVADAIADVVETGATLRKQGLETFGEPILSSEAVLISSGAASEGLHTLRRRLEGVLVARRYVMVDYDVRREDLDAAVRVCPGKESATISPLRDDDWVAVRVMTESHDVNRVMDALEAAGAKAIIVTRIHAARI